In one Gemmatimonadaceae bacterium genomic region, the following are encoded:
- a CDS encoding N-acetyltransferase produces the protein MTAPLSSSRPDAAIRPLRARDRPAVSRILESTGKFTPGEIAVALELVDAWLATGAASDYLCAVLDASADPDRPDVQGYVCYGPTPLTESTFDLYWIAVDRAAQGRGFGRLLVEYAEREVRRMRGSQLLIETSSQESYGATIHFYERAGYALVARVPNFYRANDDKLIFAKSL, from the coding sequence ATGACGGCCCCGTTAAGCAGCAGCCGGCCGGATGCCGCCATCCGCCCCCTCCGCGCCCGCGACCGACCCGCCGTCTCGCGCATCCTCGAGTCCACCGGCAAGTTCACGCCGGGCGAAATCGCCGTCGCCCTCGAGCTCGTCGACGCCTGGCTCGCCACCGGCGCCGCCAGCGACTACCTCTGCGCCGTCCTCGATGCCAGCGCCGACCCCGACCGCCCCGACGTGCAAGGCTACGTCTGCTACGGCCCCACGCCGCTCACCGAGTCCACCTTCGACCTGTACTGGATTGCCGTCGACCGCGCGGCGCAAGGCCGCGGCTTCGGCCGGCTGCTCGTCGAGTACGCCGAGCGCGAGGTGCGACGGATGCGCGGCTCCCAACTTCTCATCGAGACGTCGTCGCAGGAATCGTACGGCGCGACGATTCATTTCTACGAGCGCGCGGGTTACGCGCTCGTCGCGCGCGTGCCCAACTTCTACCGCGCCAACGACGACAAACTGATTTTCGCCAAATCGCTCTGA